The following are encoded together in the Terriglobia bacterium genome:
- a CDS encoding FAD-binding oxidoreductase, which produces MEEKTQTAWSGADAQHKAGVLAAELRSAITGEVRFDDGSRALYATDGSNYRQVPIGVVIPKTIEDVVQTVALASKYEAPILARGGGTSLAGQCCNVAVIIDFSKYLDQIIELNPREKYAWVQPGVRLDQLRNQANQHNLTFGPDPSTHEYCNLGGMIGNNSCGVHSVMAGRTVDNVLELDVLTYDGLRLRVGPTSDAEWEAIIKEDGRRARIYTRLRALRDQYAELVRQKYPKIPRRVSGYSLDELLPENGFNVAKSLVGAESTCVIILGAKVRLVDWPKQRSLLVMGFKDVYAAADVVPKVCESKPIGLEGMDEILIENMIKKNLHVPSIRMLPEGKGWLLAEFGGETKEESTGKARELMSRMTGSADLIAMKLFEDDDEILKVWKARESGLAATSRVPGDKEAWEGWEDAAVAPEKLGAYLRELRRICGKYGYKSPLYGHFGDGCVHTRIDFDLLTAEGIKNFRSFMEEAAASVVKLGGSLSGEHGDGQARGELLEIMYGPELMEAFREFKRIWDPQWKMNPGKKIDANKLDANLRLGTGYNPPRLKTHFHFPEEHGDFAETTNLCVGVSKCRKDEGGTMCPSYMATKEEMYSTRGRARLLFEMLQGDPLKRGWKNETVKQALDLCLACKACKTECPVNVDMATYKAEFLSHYHAGSLRPRAAYAMGLIHRWVKLARITPGLANFVSRAPGISRVVKFLGGIAPQRKLPQFAAQSFAAWFRERRSNGATIRSGGVQSEDKPQVMLWPDTLNNHFHPQIAQAAVEVLEHAGYQVTIPEASLCCGRPLYDFGMLKTARHLLEQVLQELRPQIAAGIPLVGLEPSCVSVFRDEMVNLMPHDRDAHRLREQTVLLSEFLVKKAGYTPPQLKRKALVHGHCHHKSVLKFDSEHELLKRIGLEFKVLDSGCCGMAGSFGFEADKYDVSVKIGERVLLPAVRAAAEDTLIIADGFSCMEQIEQLTGRKALHIAEVLQMAIREQQSRSGADADGASRDAVLIAAGKG; this is translated from the coding sequence ATGGAAGAAAAAACCCAGACGGCATGGAGCGGCGCGGATGCCCAACACAAAGCCGGCGTTCTGGCCGCGGAGCTGCGCAGCGCCATCACCGGCGAAGTCCGCTTTGACGATGGCAGCCGCGCCCTGTATGCCACTGATGGCTCCAACTATCGCCAGGTGCCCATCGGCGTGGTGATCCCCAAGACCATTGAAGACGTGGTCCAGACGGTAGCGCTGGCCAGCAAATATGAGGCGCCCATTCTGGCCCGTGGCGGCGGCACCAGCCTTGCCGGCCAATGTTGCAACGTCGCGGTGATTATTGATTTCTCCAAGTACCTGGACCAGATCATCGAACTCAATCCGCGGGAAAAATATGCGTGGGTGCAGCCCGGCGTGCGGCTGGACCAGTTGCGCAACCAGGCCAACCAGCACAACCTGACCTTCGGGCCTGATCCTTCAACCCACGAGTACTGCAATCTGGGCGGGATGATCGGCAACAACTCCTGCGGCGTGCATTCCGTCATGGCCGGGCGCACGGTGGACAACGTGCTGGAACTCGACGTCCTTACCTATGACGGCTTGCGCCTGCGCGTGGGGCCGACCTCGGACGCGGAATGGGAAGCCATCATCAAGGAAGACGGGCGGCGCGCACGGATTTACACCCGGCTGCGCGCGCTGCGCGACCAGTACGCCGAATTGGTCCGCCAGAAATACCCGAAGATTCCCCGGCGCGTTTCCGGCTACAGCCTGGATGAGCTGCTGCCGGAAAACGGATTCAACGTCGCCAAGTCCTTGGTGGGGGCGGAATCCACCTGCGTGATCATTCTGGGTGCGAAAGTGCGCCTTGTTGATTGGCCCAAGCAACGCAGCCTGCTGGTGATGGGCTTCAAAGACGTCTACGCCGCGGCGGACGTGGTGCCGAAGGTGTGCGAATCGAAACCCATTGGCCTCGAAGGCATGGACGAAATCCTCATCGAGAACATGATCAAGAAGAACCTGCATGTTCCGAGCATCCGGATGTTGCCGGAAGGCAAAGGCTGGCTGCTGGCCGAATTTGGCGGCGAGACCAAAGAGGAATCAACCGGCAAGGCGCGCGAGCTGATGTCGCGGATGACCGGCTCCGCGGATTTGATCGCCATGAAGCTGTTTGAAGACGACGACGAAATCTTGAAGGTGTGGAAGGCCCGCGAATCCGGGCTGGCCGCCACGTCGCGCGTGCCCGGCGACAAAGAAGCCTGGGAAGGCTGGGAGGATGCCGCCGTCGCGCCGGAAAAGCTGGGCGCGTACTTGCGCGAATTGCGCCGCATATGCGGCAAGTACGGATACAAGTCGCCACTGTACGGGCATTTTGGCGATGGCTGCGTGCACACCCGCATTGATTTTGACCTGCTCACCGCCGAAGGCATCAAGAATTTCCGGTCATTCATGGAAGAGGCGGCTGCGTCGGTGGTGAAACTGGGCGGTTCGCTTTCCGGCGAGCATGGCGACGGCCAGGCCCGCGGCGAACTGCTGGAAATCATGTATGGCCCGGAATTGATGGAGGCTTTCCGCGAGTTCAAGCGCATTTGGGACCCGCAGTGGAAGATGAATCCCGGCAAAAAGATTGACGCCAACAAGCTGGACGCCAACCTGCGTCTGGGGACCGGCTACAACCCGCCGCGGTTGAAGACGCACTTTCATTTTCCGGAAGAGCACGGCGACTTTGCCGAGACCACGAACTTGTGCGTGGGCGTGAGCAAGTGCCGCAAAGATGAAGGCGGGACCATGTGTCCCAGCTACATGGCGACGAAAGAGGAGATGTACTCCACCCGGGGCCGCGCGCGCCTGCTGTTTGAAATGCTGCAGGGCGATCCCCTGAAACGCGGATGGAAGAATGAGACGGTGAAGCAGGCGCTGGACCTGTGCCTGGCGTGCAAGGCGTGCAAGACGGAGTGTCCGGTGAACGTGGACATGGCGACCTACAAAGCTGAATTCCTGTCGCACTACCACGCAGGAAGTTTGCGGCCGCGCGCGGCGTACGCGATGGGGCTGATTCATCGCTGGGTAAAGCTGGCAAGAATTACGCCGGGGCTGGCAAATTTTGTAAGCAGAGCGCCCGGGATTTCGCGCGTGGTGAAGTTCCTGGGCGGGATCGCACCGCAAAGAAAACTTCCACAGTTCGCGGCACAATCGTTTGCTGCGTGGTTTCGCGAAAGGCGGTCCAATGGTGCAACGATCCGCTCGGGCGGTGTTCAAAGTGAAGACAAGCCGCAGGTGATGTTGTGGCCGGACACGCTCAACAACCACTTTCATCCCCAGATCGCGCAGGCGGCGGTGGAAGTGCTGGAGCACGCCGGATATCAGGTGACGATTCCAGAAGCTTCGCTATGCTGCGGGCGTCCGCTGTACGACTTCGGCATGTTGAAGACCGCGCGGCATTTGCTGGAACAGGTGTTACAGGAGCTGCGTCCGCAGATTGCGGCGGGAATTCCGCTGGTCGGTCTGGAACCGAGCTGTGTCTCTGTCTTTCGCGACGAGATGGTCAACCTGATGCCGCACGATCGCGACGCTCATCGCCTGCGCGAGCAGACTGTTCTGCTGAGCGAATTTCTGGTCAAGAAGGCCGGCTACACGCCGCCGCAACTCAAGCGCAAGGCGCTGGTGCACGGGCACTGCCATCACAAGTCAGTGCTGAAGTTTGATTCCGAACATGAACTGCTCAAGCGCATCGGGCTGGAATTCAAGGTGCTGGACTCCGGTTGCTGCGGGATGGCAGGGTCATTCGGGTTTGAGGCGGATAAATATGACGTGTCGGTGAAGATCGGCGAGCGCGTATTGCTGCCGGCGGTACGCGCAGCCGCTGAAGACACGCTGATCATCGCGGACGGCTTCAGTTGTATGGAGCAGATCGAGCAGCTCACCGGCCGCAAGGCGCTGCACATTGCGGAAGTGCTGCAGATGGCGATCCGCGAGCAGCAGAGCCGGTCCGGCGCCGACGCAGATGGGGCCTCAAGAGATGCAGTTTTGATCGCCGCGGGTAAAGGCTGA
- a CDS encoding TAT-variant-translocated molybdopterin oxidoreductase produces MSNNSDSNLNLVPVGQIKPARLDLDAVRQKLSQARGPRYWRTLEELADQEAFGEMLEREFPRQASEWVDPVSRRGFLKLAGASLALAGLAGCTKQPLEQILPYVRQPEDLIPGKPIYYATAMPFAGYAHPLLVETHEFRPTKVEGNPNHEACLGSSDLFAQASILDLYDPDRTIGITYKGEPRPWAEFLGSARGVVQFHKTNKGAGLRFLTGATSSPTLGSQMKAIQQIFPESKWHRWEPLHRDTARAGGKLAFGANYDAVYKFDAADIVVSLDGDFLSGSWFPGFVRYARDFMARRKDPAKGMNRLYVAESSPTTTGAKADSKIVARHIEIDRIARALAAKLGVPGAAAEHLEGEHQKWVDAAAADLTQHKGRSLVAPGVFQSAAVNAIAHAINAHLGNVGQTVSFIDPVEVDPVDNAQSIRELADDMRAGKVETLVIMGCNPVYHAPADVDFEKALAGLAEKGKTVIHLSNYKNETSDYATWEVPETHYLEAWSDGRAYDGTATIIQPMIAPLYDGKSAHEIAAIFTDQPGTSGYDLVRSYWRSQHPGDDFEAWWRRSVHDGYISGSAFPAKQVSAKLGALPAVVDAGGVECIFRPDPTIYDGSFANNGWLQETPKPLSRTTWDNVVLVSPAMAHRMGFLEMEGEKVEESDPPKNINKDHQSDALNVIEITVNGRKVTAPAWAQPGHPDNSITLFFGYGRRKAGRVAMDSDKNADKPDPRGYDAYSVRTTATAYVSTGEVKGTGKYWDIAVTQGHFTMDNREPVKAATLAKFQKDPGFAREGEPAPAKNESLYPDFRDLGWYKKPGYAWGMAIDLNSCIGCQACSVACYAENNISVVGKEQVQRGREMMWIRIDTYYEGDAANPNVYFQPLTCMQCENAPCEPVCPVGATVHSTEGLNDMVYNRCVGTRYCSNNCPYKVRRFNFLLFADFDSPSRKLGRNPDVTVRSRGVMEKCTYCVQRINAARINAEKQDRAIRDGEILTACQQACPTQAIVFGNIADPNSRVSKMKAQERDYALLAELNTRPRTTYIAAVSNPNPDLEKAEKA; encoded by the coding sequence ATGTCGAATAACAGCGATTCAAATTTGAACTTGGTTCCCGTCGGGCAGATCAAACCGGCGCGGCTGGACCTGGATGCGGTGCGGCAGAAGCTGTCGCAGGCCCGTGGTCCCCGCTATTGGCGCACGCTGGAAGAATTGGCTGACCAGGAAGCCTTTGGCGAAATGCTGGAGCGCGAGTTCCCCCGGCAGGCTTCCGAATGGGTGGATCCGGTTTCGCGGCGCGGGTTCCTGAAGCTGGCCGGAGCGTCGCTGGCGCTGGCCGGGCTCGCGGGCTGCACCAAGCAGCCGCTGGAGCAGATTCTGCCGTACGTCCGCCAGCCGGAAGACCTGATTCCCGGCAAGCCGATCTATTACGCCACGGCCATGCCGTTTGCCGGCTACGCCCACCCGCTTCTGGTGGAGACGCACGAATTTCGTCCGACGAAGGTAGAAGGCAATCCCAACCACGAAGCCTGCCTGGGTTCGAGTGACCTGTTTGCGCAGGCTTCCATTCTGGACCTCTATGATCCCGACCGCACCATCGGCATCACCTATAAGGGCGAGCCGCGTCCCTGGGCGGAGTTCCTGGGATCGGCGCGCGGCGTGGTGCAGTTCCACAAGACCAACAAAGGCGCCGGGCTGCGATTCCTGACGGGCGCAACCTCGTCGCCCACGCTGGGCTCGCAGATGAAGGCCATCCAGCAGATTTTCCCCGAGTCCAAGTGGCACCGCTGGGAGCCGCTACATCGCGATACGGCGCGTGCCGGCGGCAAGCTGGCGTTCGGCGCGAACTATGACGCTGTCTACAAGTTCGACGCCGCCGACATCGTGGTCTCGCTTGATGGCGACTTCCTCTCCGGCTCGTGGTTCCCGGGCTTTGTGCGCTACGCGCGCGACTTCATGGCGCGCCGCAAAGATCCGGCCAAAGGCATGAACCGCCTGTACGTGGCGGAAAGCTCGCCCACCACCACCGGCGCCAAGGCGGACAGCAAGATCGTGGCGCGACACATCGAGATTGACAGGATTGCGCGCGCGCTGGCGGCGAAGCTCGGCGTCCCCGGCGCGGCTGCCGAACATCTTGAAGGCGAGCATCAGAAGTGGGTGGACGCCGCCGCCGCTGATCTGACGCAGCACAAAGGCAGGAGCCTGGTGGCGCCGGGCGTGTTCCAGAGCGCCGCGGTCAACGCCATCGCCCACGCCATCAACGCGCATCTGGGCAATGTTGGCCAGACGGTCAGCTTCATCGACCCGGTCGAGGTTGATCCAGTGGACAACGCGCAGTCCATCCGCGAGCTGGCTGACGACATGCGGGCCGGCAAGGTGGAAACGCTGGTCATCATGGGCTGCAACCCGGTGTACCATGCGCCCGCGGACGTGGATTTTGAAAAAGCGCTGGCTGGCCTGGCGGAAAAAGGCAAGACGGTCATTCATCTTTCGAACTACAAGAACGAAACCAGCGACTACGCTACCTGGGAAGTGCCGGAAACGCATTATCTTGAAGCCTGGAGCGATGGCCGGGCCTACGACGGCACAGCCACCATCATCCAGCCCATGATCGCGCCGCTGTATGACGGCAAGAGCGCGCATGAGATTGCCGCGATCTTTACTGACCAGCCGGGCACGTCGGGCTACGATCTGGTGCGTTCCTACTGGCGCTCGCAGCACCCCGGCGACGACTTTGAAGCCTGGTGGCGGCGCTCCGTGCATGACGGCTACATCAGCGGCAGCGCTTTCCCGGCGAAGCAGGTATCGGCCAAGCTGGGCGCGCTGCCGGCCGTGGTGGATGCCGGCGGAGTTGAGTGCATCTTCCGTCCTGATCCCACCATTTACGATGGCAGCTTCGCCAACAACGGATGGCTGCAGGAAACTCCCAAGCCGCTTTCCCGTACCACGTGGGACAACGTGGTCCTGGTCAGCCCGGCCATGGCCCACCGCATGGGTTTCCTGGAGATGGAAGGCGAAAAGGTCGAAGAGTCTGACCCGCCGAAGAACATCAACAAGGACCACCAGTCCGATGCGCTGAACGTGATTGAAATCACGGTGAATGGCCGCAAGGTAACAGCCCCGGCCTGGGCGCAGCCCGGTCATCCTGATAATTCGATCACCTTGTTCTTCGGCTACGGCAGGAGAAAAGCCGGGCGCGTGGCCATGGATTCCGACAAGAACGCTGACAAGCCTGATCCGCGCGGTTACGACGCTTACTCCGTCCGCACCACAGCGACGGCTTACGTGAGCACCGGCGAAGTGAAAGGTACCGGCAAGTACTGGGACATCGCCGTGACCCAAGGCCACTTCACCATGGACAATCGCGAGCCGGTCAAAGCGGCCACGCTGGCGAAGTTCCAGAAGGACCCCGGGTTCGCCCGCGAAGGCGAGCCGGCTCCGGCAAAGAACGAGAGTCTCTATCCCGACTTCCGTGACCTTGGCTGGTACAAGAAGCCGGGATACGCCTGGGGCATGGCCATTGATTTGAATTCTTGTATCGGCTGCCAGGCGTGTTCGGTGGCGTGTTACGCGGAGAACAACATTTCCGTGGTCGGCAAGGAGCAGGTGCAGCGCGGGCGCGAGATGATGTGGATCCGCATTGACACCTACTACGAAGGCGACGCGGCCAATCCCAACGTCTATTTCCAGCCCTTGACCTGCATGCAGTGCGAGAACGCGCCGTGCGAGCCGGTATGCCCGGTGGGCGCCACGGTGCACAGCACTGAGGGCTTGAATGACATGGTGTACAACCGCTGCGTGGGCACGCGGTACTGCTCCAACAACTGCCCATACAAAGTCCGGCGGTTCAACTTCCTGCTGTTCGCGGATTTTGATTCGCCCAGCCGCAAGCTGGGACGCAACCCGGATGTCACCGTCCGCAGCCGTGGCGTGATGGAAAAATGCACGTATTGCGTGCAGCGCATCAATGCCGCGCGCATCAACGCGGAAAAGCAGGACCGCGCCATTCGCGATGGCGAAATCCTTACGGCGTGCCAACAGGCGTGTCCCACGCAGGCCATTGTGTTCGGCAATATTGCCGATCCCAACAGCCGCGTTTCCAAAATGAAAGCACAGGAGCGCGATTACGCGCTGCTGGCGGAGCTGAACACGCGTCCGCGAACCACCTATATTGCCGCGGTGAGCAACCCTAACCCGGATCTTGAGAAGGCGGAAAAGGCATAG
- a CDS encoding cytochrome c family protein translates to MAQIFHRSANTLARASLLGLVLLLTGVGAALMQFQRSPYVTNQHIAPDQPVPFSHQHHAGGLGLDCRYCHTSVEESSFAGIPPTKTCINCHAQLWTKADMLEPVRYSYRTGESLKWTRVHDLPDFVYFNHSIHVAKGVGCQSCHGQVDQMPLMYEENTLQMEWCLNCHRQTEKFLRPKDQVFNMTYQQPNPDNPVEVDGVKFTDQLQLGQALHKKYGLRSVQDITSCSTCHR, encoded by the coding sequence ATGGCACAGATCTTCCACCGCAGTGCGAACACTCTTGCTCGCGCCAGCCTTCTAGGGCTGGTCCTGCTCCTTACGGGGGTGGGAGCGGCGCTCATGCAGTTTCAGCGTTCTCCCTACGTGACCAACCAGCACATCGCGCCGGACCAGCCGGTGCCTTTCAGCCACCAGCACCACGCGGGCGGGCTGGGGCTGGATTGCCGTTACTGCCATACGTCGGTGGAGGAATCGAGTTTTGCGGGAATTCCGCCCACCAAGACCTGCATCAACTGCCACGCCCAGCTTTGGACCAAGGCGGACATGCTGGAGCCGGTGCGCTACAGCTATCGCACGGGCGAGTCGCTGAAGTGGACGCGAGTGCATGATCTGCCTGATTTTGTTTATTTCAACCACAGCATTCACGTGGCCAAAGGCGTGGGCTGCCAGAGCTGCCACGGCCAGGTGGACCAGATGCCGCTCATGTATGAAGAGAACACGCTGCAGATGGAGTGGTGCCTGAACTGCCATCGTCAAACGGAGAAATTCCTGCGGCCCAAAGACCAGGTTTTCAACATGACGTACCAGCAGCCGAACCCGGACAATCCGGTGGAGGTGGACGGCGTCAAGTTCACTGATCAGTTGCAGCTGGGCCAAGCGCTGCATAAGAAGTACGGCCTGCGTTCGGTGCAGGACATTACCAGTTGCTCCACCTGCCACCGGTAA
- a CDS encoding tyrosinase family protein, producing the protein MRNHFTRRRFLVTAGAAASTVLGSSIFNLDSVWAAPVMRRNLGGMAASDPVLVSYRKAIKAMKLLPTANPLSWDYQAAIHGTTLSGSHIAWNTCEHGTHLFWCWHRMYLYWFERIIRKMSGDPGWALPFWDYHDPAQRTLPPPFRVSGSELFVAAPNRPSAWNSGSASFPAGHVDPSAGMAALDYFTAQGDIESNPHNNVHVDIGGWMGNISEAAQDPVFFVHHSNIDRYWNLWLAQGGGRHDPLSDATWKNHTSIFFDENGKEVKMTCCDVLRCAEQLNYTYEGEPPQVKEYCLKIIFPWWIFVIAQVLIPWPGPPVELTEREVTVPIDISKIRERIPALLQSKNEQLVIELANVVAEREPGVVWEVYLGAPPNTAMNAESPHFLGTVSLFSKGVRSHTHGEFQPEHFTFNANRAIEAALRTRQEKLPLVFVPTGPLIDGKPSHPKVQSPVRIGAVNVAIARQQEQKEGAVPGRPEIEPKRPK; encoded by the coding sequence ATGCGGAACCATTTCACCCGTCGCCGTTTCTTGGTCACAGCCGGCGCAGCCGCGTCTACTGTGCTGGGCTCCTCAATCTTCAACCTGGATTCAGTCTGGGCCGCGCCCGTAATGCGCCGCAATCTTGGAGGTATGGCTGCCAGCGATCCGGTCCTGGTGTCTTATCGCAAAGCCATCAAGGCCATGAAGCTCCTGCCCACGGCCAACCCGCTGAGTTGGGACTATCAGGCAGCGATTCATGGAACCACTCTTTCCGGCTCCCACATCGCCTGGAACACCTGTGAACACGGAACGCACCTGTTCTGGTGCTGGCACCGCATGTATCTCTACTGGTTTGAGCGCATCATCCGCAAGATGTCCGGCGACCCTGGCTGGGCCCTGCCGTTCTGGGATTATCATGACCCCGCTCAGCGCACCCTGCCGCCGCCGTTCCGCGTCTCTGGCAGCGAACTCTTTGTCGCCGCCCCCAACCGCCCGTCCGCATGGAATTCCGGAAGCGCCTCTTTTCCGGCCGGTCACGTCGACCCTTCTGCCGGAATGGCCGCACTCGACTACTTCACCGCGCAAGGCGACATTGAGAGCAATCCCCATAACAACGTGCATGTCGATATCGGCGGCTGGATGGGAAATATCTCGGAGGCGGCCCAGGACCCGGTTTTCTTCGTGCACCACTCGAACATTGACCGCTACTGGAACCTCTGGCTGGCCCAGGGCGGGGGGCGCCACGATCCTCTCAGTGACGCCACCTGGAAGAACCACACCTCTATCTTCTTTGACGAGAACGGCAAAGAAGTGAAAATGACCTGCTGCGACGTCCTGCGTTGCGCCGAGCAGTTGAACTACACTTATGAAGGGGAGCCGCCGCAAGTCAAGGAGTATTGCTTGAAAATCATCTTCCCATGGTGGATATTTGTGATTGCGCAGGTCCTGATCCCCTGGCCCGGTCCTCCGGTGGAATTGACCGAGCGAGAAGTCACCGTCCCCATTGACATCTCCAAAATCCGCGAGCGCATTCCTGCGCTGCTCCAGAGCAAGAACGAACAGCTTGTCATCGAGCTGGCAAACGTGGTGGCCGAGCGTGAACCCGGCGTTGTCTGGGAGGTCTATCTCGGTGCGCCGCCCAACACGGCCATGAACGCCGAGAGCCCGCATTTCCTGGGAACGGTTTCACTCTTCAGTAAGGGCGTGCGGTCGCATACTCATGGTGAATTCCAGCCGGAGCATTTCACCTTCAACGCCAACCGGGCAATCGAAGCGGCATTGCGCACCAGGCAGGAAAAGCTGCCGCTGGTCTTTGTGCCCACCGGTCCGCTCATTGATGGCAAACCTTCGCACCCCAAGGTGCAGTCGCCAGTGCGGATTGGCGCGGTGAACGTCGCGATCGCGCGCCAGCAGGAACAAAAAGAAGGGGCCGTTCCGGGGCGGCCGGAAATCGAGCCGAAGCGGCCAAAGTAA
- a CDS encoding AbrB/MazE/SpoVT family DNA-binding domain-containing protein produces the protein MSSEIAALEYLATTRIGEKGQLTVPKEFRRELGLSAGAPFAVLRMGDGLILLPEQKRFEQLCEQVSSKLTRAGITAKTVLATLPGIRQRLYERRYRAKTAKSASRRSHRKK, from the coding sequence ATGTCCTCTGAAATCGCAGCGCTTGAATATTTGGCAACAACCCGAATTGGGGAAAAAGGCCAGCTAACCGTTCCTAAAGAGTTTCGCCGGGAGCTGGGGCTTAGCGCCGGCGCTCCTTTTGCGGTTTTGCGGATGGGCGACGGCCTGATTCTTCTCCCTGAACAGAAGCGGTTTGAGCAGCTCTGTGAGCAGGTAAGTTCGAAGTTGACCCGCGCAGGGATTACGGCGAAGACGGTTTTGGCCACTCTCCCCGGGATTCGCCAGCGCCTGTATGAACGCCGCTACCGCGCGAAGACAGCGAAGTCCGCGTCCCGGCGGTCACACCGGAAAAAGTGA
- a CDS encoding PIN domain-containing protein, whose product MAQWGLDKAVLSLCAARVCRLVLAAAVRDEVEQNLLLHAEALPSMEADQLLGDYHRLLKLTNPEIIPYPQASAVRAGRYLIRHEPDVPVLLSAVASKPDWLLTHNTKHFTQGVAQRTGLRIATPAEFFRTLSLAFQ is encoded by the coding sequence GTGGCCCAATGGGGACTCGACAAGGCGGTTTTGTCCCTTTGCGCGGCTAGGGTGTGCCGGTTGGTGCTGGCGGCAGCCGTCCGCGATGAGGTGGAACAAAACCTCTTGCTGCATGCAGAAGCGCTCCCTTCCATGGAAGCAGATCAACTTCTGGGCGACTATCACCGCCTGCTCAAACTGACCAACCCCGAGATAATCCCTTATCCCCAGGCGAGTGCCGTGCGGGCAGGCAGGTACTTGATCCGGCATGAGCCGGACGTCCCAGTACTTCTATCGGCGGTTGCCAGCAAGCCGGACTGGCTATTGACCCACAATACAAAGCATTTCACGCAAGGCGTTGCGCAGCGTACCGGCCTGCGAATCGCAACGCCAGCGGAGTTTTTCCGGACACTCTCTCTGGCATTCCAATAG